A genome region from Acinetobacter lwoffii includes the following:
- a CDS encoding glycine zipper domain-containing protein, producing the protein MKLNALLMSTVLAAGSMMTVNAHADSTARVAAASALGSVAGTALGKNMGGNTGATIGAALGGAGGAAVASSKKNRTESAIGGALGGGAGYTVGKNMGGTNGGYIGSALGAAGGAALGNKIAKDKAAEKRSKHWKKRYR; encoded by the coding sequence ATGAAACTCAACGCACTTTTAATGAGTACAGTTTTAGCTGCTGGTTCAATGATGACCGTAAACGCACATGCCGACAGTACAGCGCGTGTTGCAGCAGCAAGTGCTTTAGGTAGTGTTGCAGGTACAGCATTAGGTAAAAACATGGGCGGTAATACCGGCGCAACCATTGGTGCTGCTTTAGGTGGTGCTGGCGGTGCAGCGGTTGCAAGCAGCAAAAAAAACCGGACTGAATCTGCCATTGGTGGCGCTCTAGGCGGCGGTGCAGGTTATACCGTAGGTAAAAATATGGGCGGTACTAACGGCGGTTATATCGGTTCAGCTTTGGGTGCTGCCGGTGGTGCTGCACTAGGTAACAAGATTGCAAAAGATAAAGCAGCTGAAAAACGCTCTAAACACTGGAAAAAACGTTACCGTTAA
- the cyoC gene encoding cytochrome o ubiquinol oxidase subunit III, whose translation MAEVLHHDNHGHDEHHHHDDTDITVFGFWTYLMSDLVLFGTLFIAFAVLSSHIPVGTPSARDLFGDSLGFVLTETFALLISSVTFGFAVLAAYKKDVAKVLTWLAITWVFGAIFIGMELYEFNHLVHAGHGPSTSAFLSAFFTLVGTHGIHVTSGLVWMIVLMVQIKKYGLTLANTRRLACLSLFWHFLDIVWICVFSVVYLMGVL comes from the coding sequence ATGGCTGAAGTACTTCATCACGATAACCACGGACACGATGAGCATCATCATCACGATGATACTGACATCACCGTCTTTGGTTTCTGGACTTACTTGATGAGTGACCTTGTCCTGTTCGGCACACTCTTCATTGCGTTCGCTGTTTTGAGTAGCCACATTCCTGTGGGTACTCCAAGTGCGAGAGACCTGTTTGGCGACTCTTTAGGTTTCGTTCTTACTGAAACCTTCGCCCTCTTGATCTCTTCTGTAACCTTTGGTTTTGCAGTTCTTGCTGCATACAAAAAAGACGTTGCAAAAGTACTGACTTGGTTAGCGATTACTTGGGTATTCGGTGCTATCTTCATTGGCATGGAACTATATGAGTTCAATCACCTAGTTCATGCTGGTCACGGTCCAAGCACAAGTGCGTTCTTATCTGCGTTCTTTACTTTGGTAGGTACGCACGGTATTCACGTAACTTCTGGTCTGGTCTGGATGATCGTGCTTATGGTTCAAATCAAGAAATATGGTTTGACTCTTGCAAACACGCGTCGTCTAGCTTGCCTAAGCTTGTTCTGGCACTTCCTTGACATCGTTTGGATCTGTGTATTCAGCGTAGTTTACTTGATGGGAGTTCTGTAA
- the cyoB gene encoding cytochrome o ubiquinol oxidase subunit I — translation MSFLGKLGPDAIPYDPIVLATVAMMILGGIAVVAGITYFKKWGYLWNEWFTSVDHKKIGIMYLFVSIIMLVRGFADAIMMRLQQFLAKGGGEGYLHPEHYDQIFTAHGVIMIFFVAMGLVVGLMNISVPLQIGARDVAFPLLNSLSFWLFAGAAGLMMVSLALGEFAATGWMAYPPLSGIEYSPGVGMDYYIWALQISGLGTLLTGVNFFVTIIKMRAPGMKLMEMPIFTWTSLCTAVLIIAAFPVLTATIAMLTLDRYFGFHFFTNDLGGSPMLYVNLIWTWGHPEVYILVLPAFGIYSEVVATFSRKALFGYKSMVYATVAITVLSFVVWVHHFFTMGAGANVNAFFGIMTMIIAIPTGVKIFSWLFTMYKGRIVYTTPMLWTLGFLVTFGIGGLTGVLMAVPPADFLVHNSLFLIAHFHNVIIGGVVFAMFAGIIFYWPKMFGWRLNETWGKAAFWFWFFGFYFAFMPLYILGFMGMTRRLNTFDNPEWDPYVNIAMFGAVLIALGIVCFILQIVVGFLQRDQRLDLTGDPWDGRTLEWATSSPAPFYNFAHLPKINGIDTFWIEKENGVAYAKPTKYEDVHMPTNRAAGFVIAMFITVMGFGLIWHIWWLVVVTFIASIISFIVSSFTKKVDYYVPAAEVERIENERYAILEKHLKKD, via the coding sequence ATGAGCTTCTTAGGTAAGTTAGGTCCGGATGCAATTCCTTACGATCCAATCGTATTGGCAACTGTTGCAATGATGATCTTGGGTGGTATCGCAGTTGTTGCCGGTATTACCTACTTCAAAAAATGGGGCTACCTGTGGAACGAATGGTTCACATCTGTAGACCATAAAAAAATTGGTATCATGTACCTGTTCGTATCGATCATCATGCTGGTGCGTGGTTTCGCCGATGCGATCATGATGCGTCTTCAGCAGTTCCTTGCAAAAGGTGGCGGCGAAGGTTATTTACACCCTGAGCATTACGATCAGATCTTTACCGCGCATGGCGTGATCATGATCTTCTTCGTGGCAATGGGTCTTGTTGTTGGTTTGATGAACATCTCTGTACCGCTTCAAATCGGTGCACGTGACGTTGCATTTCCATTATTAAACTCACTCAGCTTCTGGTTATTCGCCGGTGCTGCGGGTCTAATGATGGTGTCACTCGCGTTAGGTGAGTTCGCTGCAACAGGCTGGATGGCATACCCTCCACTGTCTGGCATTGAATACTCTCCAGGCGTAGGTATGGACTACTATATCTGGGCACTGCAAATTTCAGGTCTGGGTACGCTATTAACGGGTGTTAACTTCTTCGTTACCATCATCAAAATGCGTGCGCCTGGCATGAAACTTATGGAAATGCCAATCTTTACCTGGACATCTTTATGTACAGCAGTATTGATTATTGCGGCTTTCCCAGTGTTGACTGCAACAATTGCAATGTTAACGCTTGACCGTTACTTCGGTTTCCACTTCTTTACTAACGACTTGGGTGGTAGCCCGATGTTGTACGTGAACTTGATTTGGACTTGGGGTCACCCGGAAGTATATATCTTGGTATTACCAGCATTTGGTATTTATTCTGAAGTTGTTGCGACTTTCTCGCGCAAAGCATTGTTCGGTTACAAATCAATGGTGTATGCAACAGTAGCAATCACAGTATTGTCATTCGTTGTATGGGTTCACCACTTCTTTACCATGGGTGCAGGTGCCAACGTTAACGCGTTCTTCGGTATCATGACCATGATTATTGCGATTCCTACAGGTGTGAAAATCTTCTCTTGGTTATTCACCATGTACAAGGGTCGTATTGTTTACACTACTCCAATGCTATGGACACTAGGCTTCCTGGTAACTTTCGGTATCGGTGGTTTAACAGGTGTATTGATGGCGGTTCCACCAGCGGACTTCCTGGTACATAACTCTTTATTCCTGATTGCTCACTTCCATAACGTAATTATTGGTGGTGTAGTATTTGCGATGTTCGCAGGTATCATCTTCTACTGGCCGAAAATGTTCGGTTGGAGACTGAATGAGACTTGGGGTAAAGCAGCGTTCTGGTTCTGGTTCTTCGGTTTCTACTTTGCGTTCATGCCACTTTATATCCTTGGTTTCATGGGTATGACACGTCGTTTGAATACATTTGACAACCCAGAATGGGACCCGTATGTAAATATCGCGATGTTCGGTGCAGTTCTGATTGCGCTTGGTATCGTATGTTTCATTCTGCAAATCGTGGTTGGTTTCTTACAACGTGACCAACGTCTGGATTTGACTGGCGATCCATGGGATGGTCGTACCCTTGAATGGGCGACATCTTCTCCTGCTCCGTTCTATAACTTTGCTCATCTTCCAAAGATCAATGGTATTGATACTTTCTGGATCGAGAAAGAAAATGGTGTTGCGTATGCAAAACCAACGAAGTACGAAGATGTTCATATGCCAACTAACCGTGCTGCCGGTTTCGTTATCGCGATGTTCATCACTGTTATGGGCTTCGGTTTAATCTGGCACATCTGGTGGTTAGTAGTTGTTACGTTCATTGCTTCTATCATTAGCTTCATCGTGTCTTCTTTCACCAAGAAAGTGGATTACTATGTTCCAGCTGCTGAAGTTGAGCGTATTGAAAACGAACGCTATGCGATTCTTGAAAAACACTTGAAGAAGGACTAA
- the ppsR gene encoding posphoenolpyruvate synthetase regulatory kinase/phosphorylase PpsR — translation MSEGKQIQRSVFFISDGTAITAETLGHSLLAQFPHVKFDIHIIPYISSEEAATNVVAEINARAQIDGEKPLVFDTLVDPYVRDIINTANAVNLDVFEGLISKLADELGTIPTTLVGQTHAVTDSESYKARIDAVHFALDNDDGARTRHYDKADLILIGVSRSGKTPTSIYLSLQFGIRVANYPLTEEDLDDNRLPAVLRPHKNKLFGLMIDAERLVAIRSERKANSRYASFSQCQMELRAIEGIYISEGIKYLNVSEMSIEEISTRVLQMTGLKRRIG, via the coding sequence ATGTCGGAAGGTAAACAAATTCAGCGTAGTGTTTTCTTTATTTCAGATGGTACCGCCATCACCGCTGAAACCCTTGGACACTCGCTGTTAGCGCAGTTTCCGCATGTGAAATTTGACATTCATATTATTCCTTACATTAGTTCCGAAGAAGCGGCTACAAATGTGGTGGCAGAGATCAATGCAAGAGCTCAAATCGACGGTGAAAAACCGCTGGTATTTGATACCCTGGTTGATCCCTATGTGCGCGACATTATTAATACTGCAAATGCAGTAAATCTCGATGTATTTGAAGGGCTTATTAGTAAGTTGGCTGATGAATTAGGCACGATTCCTACAACTTTAGTCGGGCAGACCCATGCGGTGACCGACTCTGAGTCTTATAAGGCCCGTATTGATGCTGTTCATTTTGCTTTAGATAACGACGACGGCGCACGTACCCGTCATTATGATAAAGCTGACCTGATCCTGATTGGTGTATCGCGTTCAGGTAAAACCCCGACCTCTATTTATCTGTCTTTGCAGTTCGGTATTCGCGTGGCGAACTATCCACTGACTGAAGAAGATTTGGATGATAACCGACTGCCAGCCGTGCTGCGACCGCATAAAAACAAGCTGTTTGGCCTGATGATTGATGCGGAACGCCTTGTGGCCATTCGTTCTGAGCGTAAGGCCAATAGCCGTTATGCCAGCTTTAGTCAGTGTCAGATGGAGTTGCGTGCGATTGAAGGAATTTATATTTCGGAAGGCATCAAGTACCTGAATGTGTCTGAAATGTCGATTGAAGAAATCTCAACACGTGTGTTGCAAATGACCGGTTTAAAACGTCGAATCGGTTAA
- the cyoA gene encoding ubiquinol oxidase subunit II — translation MRQTILAVLSLSAMTALLTGCGGDMVLLNSKGPVAAGQSNLMMTAIYLMLLVVIPSIIMALWFGWKYRASNKDADYKPTWAHSTAIEIVVWGIPVIIIGILAWLTWWGSHKYDPYRPIEADKAPLTVQVIAEQFKWIFIYPEQGIATVNELRFPEQTPVSLRLTSNFTMNSFFIPALSGQIYAMAGMQTHLNFLADETSPAEGYRGFSSNYSGYGFSQMRFRAHSVTDAQFAEWISAVQAGNGTSVNPNAVQKTVLDQAEFASLRDGNRGVHQIEAIIARAKTPEEKAAAEAMKPYPTKPHPVTYYSSVEQGLFESVIHKYMSNYHGADHSAPVEAAATDAVAHEASASEAHVAGEHATASQGE, via the coding sequence ATGAGACAAACGATTTTAGCTGTATTGTCTTTATCTGCGATGACTGCACTCTTGACCGGGTGTGGTGGTGATATGGTACTTCTGAACTCTAAAGGTCCAGTTGCAGCAGGTCAAAGTAACCTGATGATGACTGCGATTTACTTAATGCTTTTGGTGGTTATTCCATCAATCATCATGGCATTATGGTTCGGTTGGAAATATCGTGCATCGAATAAAGACGCAGACTATAAACCTACATGGGCACACTCTACTGCGATTGAAATTGTAGTATGGGGTATCCCTGTCATTATTATTGGTATTTTAGCTTGGTTAACTTGGTGGGGTTCCCACAAGTATGACCCATACCGTCCAATTGAAGCAGATAAAGCGCCATTAACTGTTCAGGTTATTGCTGAGCAATTTAAATGGATCTTCATCTATCCTGAGCAAGGCATTGCAACTGTTAACGAATTGCGTTTCCCAGAGCAAACTCCGGTAAGCCTTCGTTTAACCTCTAACTTCACGATGAACTCGTTCTTCATCCCGGCGTTAAGTGGTCAGATTTATGCAATGGCAGGTATGCAAACTCACCTTAACTTCTTAGCTGATGAAACTAGTCCAGCTGAAGGTTATCGTGGTTTCTCTTCAAACTATTCAGGCTATGGCTTCTCACAAATGCGCTTCCGTGCACATTCTGTGACTGATGCTCAATTCGCTGAATGGATTTCTGCTGTTCAGGCAGGAAACGGTACTTCAGTTAACCCTAATGCAGTACAAAAAACTGTTCTAGACCAAGCTGAATTTGCAAGCTTACGTGACGGTAACCGCGGTGTTCACCAGATCGAAGCGATTATTGCAAGAGCTAAGACTCCTGAAGAGAAGGCTGCTGCTGAAGCAATGAAGCCTTACCCTACTAAGCCACATCCTGTGACTTACTACTCTTCTGTAGAGCAAGGTTTGTTTGAATCTGTGATTCACAAGTATATGAGTAACTACCACGGTGCTGACCATTCAGCTCCTGTAGAAGCTGCAGCGACTGATGCTGTTGCTCATGAAGCGTCTGCTTCTGAAGCTCATGTAGCTGGTGAACATGCGACTGCTTCTCAAGGAGAATAA
- a CDS encoding LLM class flavin-dependent oxidoreductase translates to MRTLNDTQFSILELVPVRDDKSIQFALNHALELAQAAEKLGYRRMWLAEHHNMDGIASSATAVLLGYLLANTKTLTLGSGGIMLPNHAPLVVAEQFGTLATLYPDRIELGLGRAPGTDQMTMRALRRGRQETEDQFPQDVLEILQYFKDPIPGQRIVATPGQSTHVPVWLLGSSLFSAQLAAKLGLPYSFASHFAPRMLGQAIQLYRDNFEPSEYLDRPYVSMGVPTCVADTDEEAEYLATSAYQRVLSLIRGQSLKLKAPIDSMKGLWSPPEKMSVDNFFAMAQVGSKETVKAGLESLLAKYDVDEFIFTCDIYDTDKRLHNFELLMQIKNGQ, encoded by the coding sequence ATGCGTACGCTTAACGATACCCAGTTCTCTATACTCGAACTGGTTCCTGTTCGTGACGACAAGAGCATTCAATTCGCGCTAAACCATGCGCTGGAACTTGCCCAAGCAGCAGAAAAATTGGGTTATCGGCGGATGTGGCTGGCAGAACATCATAATATGGATGGCATTGCCAGTTCAGCAACCGCAGTTCTCTTAGGCTATTTACTGGCGAATACCAAAACCTTAACTTTAGGCTCTGGCGGAATTATGCTACCGAATCATGCTCCACTAGTAGTGGCAGAACAGTTCGGCACCTTGGCAACGCTCTATCCGGATCGTATTGAACTGGGTCTGGGCCGTGCTCCCGGTACCGACCAAATGACCATGCGTGCCCTGCGTCGTGGCCGTCAGGAAACCGAAGACCAATTCCCGCAGGATGTTCTGGAAATTCTGCAATATTTTAAAGATCCAATTCCAGGACAGCGTATTGTAGCAACGCCAGGTCAAAGCACGCATGTACCCGTATGGCTTTTAGGTTCCAGCCTGTTTAGTGCACAACTGGCGGCAAAACTTGGTCTACCTTATTCCTTTGCTTCGCATTTTGCCCCGCGTATGCTGGGTCAGGCCATTCAGCTGTATCGTGACAATTTCGAACCGTCTGAATATCTCGATCGTCCTTATGTGTCGATGGGTGTACCGACCTGTGTCGCAGATACTGATGAAGAAGCAGAATATCTAGCGACTAGTGCCTATCAGCGGGTTTTATCACTGATTCGTGGACAAAGCCTGAAACTTAAAGCACCAATTGACTCCATGAAAGGTCTGTGGTCGCCGCCGGAAAAAATGTCAGTCGATAATTTCTTTGCCATGGCTCAGGTCGGCTCCAAAGAAACCGTTAAAGCTGGGCTAGAATCGCTTTTGGCTAAATATGATGTGGATGAGTTTATCTTTACTTGTGACATCTATGACACTGACAAGCGCCTGCACAACTTTGAGCTATTAATGCAAATTAAAAATGGTCAGTAA
- a CDS encoding RDD family protein: protein MQIYLARNNQQAGPYTLEQLNQMLANQQVMLTDLAWHQGMTEWKALGELTQGKSVYQPAGYVAPAVTPETPVFQNNQSTTSAYSQPHTQTATQKNELASIPSRILAKIVDVLLWLPATFILTAFFTPEQETRFAQLNEEFMNVVLSSNADPALAQQLQTQMFEMFSQQAWLVTAVYLIIMLAIQAFLIAKSGQSIGKKLTKIKIVDAESGEKTSLLRAFTIRSVFFIFLNIVFMPLSLIIDWAFGLGKKRQTLHDKLAKTQVVKQ from the coding sequence ATGCAGATTTACTTGGCACGGAACAATCAACAAGCTGGTCCATATACGCTCGAGCAATTGAATCAGATGCTGGCGAATCAACAAGTCATGCTGACTGACCTGGCATGGCATCAAGGCATGACAGAGTGGAAAGCCTTAGGTGAACTTACCCAAGGAAAATCGGTATATCAACCTGCAGGGTATGTCGCTCCGGCAGTCACACCTGAAACGCCAGTATTCCAGAACAATCAGTCAACGACTTCGGCCTATTCACAGCCTCATACCCAAACAGCGACTCAAAAGAATGAACTCGCCAGTATTCCAAGCCGTATACTGGCCAAAATTGTAGATGTGTTACTGTGGTTACCAGCAACCTTCATTTTGACTGCATTTTTTACACCTGAACAGGAAACCCGATTTGCACAACTGAATGAAGAATTCATGAATGTCGTGCTGAGTAGCAATGCAGATCCTGCTCTGGCCCAACAATTACAGACTCAAATGTTTGAGATGTTTTCTCAGCAGGCGTGGCTTGTCACAGCGGTCTATTTGATTATCATGCTGGCCATTCAAGCCTTTCTGATTGCCAAATCAGGCCAAAGTATTGGTAAAAAGCTGACGAAAATCAAAATTGTAGATGCCGAATCAGGTGAAAAGACCAGCCTGTTACGCGCCTTCACTATTCGTAGTGTATTTTTCATATTTTTAAATATTGTATTTATGCCACTGAGTTTAATTATTGACTGGGCCTTCGGATTGGGCAAAAAACGTCAAACCTTGCACGATAAACTCGCAAAAACGCAAGTTGTGAAACAATAG
- the ppsA gene encoding phosphoenolpyruvate synthase: MEARVIGLEKLGKHDVELVGGKNSSLGEMISHLSNAGVSVPGGFATTADAYREFLEQSGLNAKINAELAALNVDDVNALAETGAKIRQWIVDTPLTPALEQEVRTAFAELSNGNPDIAVAVRSSATAEDLPDASFAGQQETFLNIRGIDNVLIAIKEVFASLYNDRAISYRVHQNFAHDVVALSAGVQRMVRSETGAAGVMFTLDTESGFRDAVFITASYGLGEMVVQGAVNPDEFYISKPLLNAGRHAILRRNLGSKHQKMIYGEEASAGKSVVVVDVEKAERQQFALNDQELQELAKQALIIENHYGAPMDIEWAKDGDDGKIYIVQARPETVKSRENVGTMERYLLKQRGTVICEGRSIGQRIGSGKVRIVTSIKEMDKVQDGDVLVSDMTDPDWEPVMKRAAAIVTNRGGRTCHAAIIARELGVPAIVGCGNATEVLVDGQEVTVSCAEGDTGFIYEGALDFEIQKNSIESMPALPFKVMMNVGNPDRAFDFAQIPNAGIGLARLEFIINRMIGVHPKALINIDSLPRETRAAVMARTAGYASPIEFYVEKLVEGISTLAAAFADKPVIVRMSDFKSNEYANLIGGKLYEPEEENPMLGFRGASRYVSDNFRDCFELECRALKKARDEMGLTNIQIMIPFVRTVAEAKRVIELLALNGLKRGENGLKVIMMCELPTNALLADQFLEHFDGFSIGSNDLTQLTLGLDRDSGIVSHLFDERDPAVKALLSLAIQACRKAGKYVGICGQGPSDHPDLAQWLMEQGIDSVSLNPDSVLETWFFLAEEKVQKA; encoded by the coding sequence TTGGAAGCGCGCGTAATTGGTCTGGAAAAATTAGGGAAGCACGACGTTGAGCTGGTCGGTGGGAAAAACTCATCACTAGGCGAAATGATCAGCCACTTATCAAATGCTGGTGTATCTGTGCCAGGTGGTTTCGCAACGACTGCCGATGCCTACCGTGAATTTCTCGAGCAAAGTGGCCTAAACGCTAAAATCAATGCAGAGCTTGCTGCACTCAATGTTGATGATGTAAATGCACTTGCTGAAACTGGCGCAAAAATTCGTCAATGGATTGTGGATACTCCACTTACGCCTGCATTAGAACAAGAAGTTCGTACAGCATTTGCAGAACTTTCTAACGGCAACCCTGACATCGCGGTTGCCGTTCGTTCTTCTGCAACTGCAGAAGATTTGCCGGATGCTTCTTTTGCCGGCCAGCAAGAAACTTTCCTGAACATTCGTGGTATCGATAACGTTCTGATCGCGATCAAAGAAGTATTTGCATCTTTGTACAACGACCGCGCAATCTCTTACCGTGTACACCAAAACTTTGCCCATGATGTAGTTGCCCTGTCCGCTGGTGTACAACGCATGGTTCGTTCAGAAACTGGTGCTGCCGGTGTAATGTTTACGCTAGATACTGAATCAGGCTTCCGTGATGCAGTATTCATTACCGCATCTTATGGTTTGGGTGAAATGGTTGTTCAAGGTGCCGTCAACCCTGATGAATTCTATATTTCTAAACCGCTTTTAAATGCAGGCCGACACGCGATCCTTCGTCGCAACCTGGGTTCTAAGCACCAGAAAATGATTTATGGTGAAGAAGCATCTGCAGGTAAATCTGTCGTTGTCGTGGATGTTGAAAAAGCTGAACGCCAACAGTTCGCTTTAAACGACCAGGAATTACAAGAACTTGCTAAACAAGCGCTGATCATTGAAAACCACTACGGTGCACCAATGGACATCGAGTGGGCAAAAGATGGCGATGATGGCAAGATTTACATCGTTCAGGCGCGTCCTGAAACTGTAAAAAGCCGTGAAAATGTCGGCACCATGGAACGCTACCTGTTGAAACAACGTGGCACTGTAATTTGTGAAGGTCGTTCAATCGGTCAACGCATTGGTTCTGGTAAAGTCCGCATCGTAACGTCGATTAAAGAAATGGACAAAGTACAAGACGGTGATGTTCTTGTATCTGACATGACTGACCCGGATTGGGAACCAGTGATGAAACGTGCAGCTGCGATTGTAACAAACCGTGGTGGTCGTACTTGTCACGCAGCAATTATTGCACGTGAGCTTGGTGTGCCTGCAATCGTTGGTTGTGGTAATGCAACTGAAGTCCTTGTAGACGGTCAGGAAGTGACTGTGTCTTGTGCTGAAGGTGATACTGGCTTTATCTATGAAGGCGCACTAGATTTTGAAATTCAAAAGAATTCAATTGAGTCTATGCCTGCTCTTCCATTTAAAGTCATGATGAACGTGGGTAACCCGGACCGTGCATTTGACTTTGCTCAAATTCCAAACGCAGGTATTGGTCTGGCGCGTCTTGAATTCATTATTAACCGTATGATTGGTGTTCACCCGAAAGCATTAATCAATATTGACAGCCTTCCACGTGAAACACGTGCAGCAGTCATGGCGCGTACTGCAGGTTATGCATCTCCAATTGAATTCTATGTAGAGAAACTGGTTGAAGGTATCTCGACACTTGCTGCTGCATTTGCAGACAAGCCAGTCATTGTTCGTATGTCAGACTTCAAGTCTAACGAATATGCAAACTTGATCGGTGGTAAGTTATACGAGCCAGAAGAAGAAAACCCGATGCTAGGTTTCCGTGGTGCAAGTCGCTACGTTTCTGATAACTTTCGTGATTGCTTCGAACTTGAATGTCGTGCATTGAAAAAGGCACGTGATGAAATGGGTTTAACCAATATCCAGATCATGATTCCATTTGTTCGTACTGTTGCTGAAGCGAAACGTGTAATTGAACTTCTTGCATTAAATGGTCTTAAGCGCGGTGAAAACGGCCTTAAAGTGATCATGATGTGTGAACTTCCAACCAATGCTTTATTGGCAGATCAATTCCTTGAACATTTCGATGGTTTCTCTATTGGTTCAAACGACTTGACACAATTAACGCTTGGTCTTGACCGTGACTCGGGTATTGTCTCTCACCTATTTGATGAGCGCGACCCTGCAGTTAAGGCGTTGCTTTCTCTTGCAATTCAAGCATGTCGTAAAGCTGGCAAATATGTCGGTATTTGTGGTCAAGGTCCTTCCGATCATCCAGATCTTGCACAATGGTTAATGGAACAAGGTATCGACTCTGTGTCTTTAAACCCAGACTCGGTACTTGAAACTTGGTTCTTCTTGGCTGAAGAAAAAGTGCAAAAAGCATAA
- a CDS encoding NAD(P)/FAD-dependent oxidoreductase has protein sequence MSTKQDLHAGIFENRPEHFQQFNGIKVPSSELLELDYADKDIAIIGTDQFTVSQLDKISQHARSVKVFQINPAFVLPGSDRILQRIINHPLIGKNRRLFNNRIKSLLSLRFLENQVQNLWLRRQLMPNLASSRKIYLKSDHYYAALQRENCHLITWPILKISENTIHCINGEQHLVDIIIHTYSAEK, from the coding sequence ATGTCTACCAAGCAGGATCTACACGCTGGTATTTTTGAAAATCGCCCCGAACATTTTCAGCAGTTTAATGGAATTAAAGTGCCCTCTTCCGAACTGTTAGAATTGGATTATGCAGATAAAGATATTGCGATTATTGGCACGGATCAGTTTACCGTGAGCCAGCTGGATAAAATCAGTCAACATGCCCGTTCGGTAAAAGTTTTCCAGATTAATCCTGCTTTTGTACTGCCCGGTTCCGACCGAATTCTGCAACGAATTATTAATCATCCGCTGATTGGTAAAAATCGCCGCTTATTTAACAACCGCATTAAAAGCCTGCTTTCTCTGCGGTTTTTAGAAAATCAGGTGCAGAATTTGTGGCTAAGACGCCAGTTAATGCCAAATCTTGCATCTTCCCGTAAAATTTATCTGAAATCAGATCATTATTATGCTGCCCTACAGCGTGAAAATTGCCACCTAATTACCTGGCCGATTCTGAAAATTTCGGAAAATACGATTCATTGTATCAATGGTGAGCAGCATCTGGTTGATATCATTATTCATACTTATTCAGCAGAAAAATAA
- a CDS encoding cytochrome o ubiquinol oxidase subunit IV — translation MSHDHNAAGESHGNVKQYTVGFILSVILTVIPFGMVMAGGFGRGILITVIAITAVAQILVQLIYFLHMNSSSEQRWNVIAFVYTILTIAILLVGSVWIMNYLHYNMMI, via the coding sequence ATGAGTCACGATCATAACGCTGCTGGCGAATCACACGGTAACGTTAAGCAATATACTGTTGGCTTTATCCTTTCTGTCATCCTTACCGTAATTCCATTCGGTATGGTGATGGCAGGCGGTTTTGGCCGTGGTATCTTGATTACTGTCATCGCGATTACTGCGGTTGCTCAGATTCTTGTGCAGTTAATTTACTTCCTGCATATGAACTCTTCTTCAGAGCAACGCTGGAACGTGATTGCATTCGTGTATACCATCTTAACTATCGCTATTCTTTTAGTGGGTTCTGTATGGATCATGAATTACCTACACTACAACATGATGATCTAA